A DNA window from Camelina sativa cultivar DH55 chromosome 17, Cs, whole genome shotgun sequence contains the following coding sequences:
- the LOC104756943 gene encoding NAC domain-containing protein 8, giving the protein MAGRSWLIDSNRIATKIMSASAGSDPRKVVWKSNPTRHCPNCRHVIDNSDVVDDWPGLPRGVKFDPSDPEIIWHLLAKSGLSGLSSHPFIDEFIPTVNQDDGICYTHPKNLPGVKNDGTVSHFFHKAIKAYSTGTRKRRKIHDDDFGDVRWHKTGRTKPVVLDGVQRGCKKIMVLYGGKAVKTNWVMHQYHLGIEEDEKEGDYVVSKIFYQQPQQLVVKQGDKAEQEVSEEIFAVMNPTVDPVTPKMVTPEPQHAVQLCSDSHFANDYVTPHSYVTAQDVSLAETSEVMYMEDEVQSSQANLERPSSAYEPEPEPEPGLENGAKETIDDKEEQEKDRDDENEAEEQPTWFDSGSQFILNSQQLVEALSLCDDILLVGSQDREENTNSGSLKDKQPCFADYAHLGTEDFKRDLEECQKIVLDPSNIELDTPPEFRLSQLEFGSQDSFLAWGTGKTD; this is encoded by the exons ATGGCTGG ACGATCATGGCTAATCGATAGCAACCGGATTGCAACAAAAATTATGAGTGCATCGGCTGGTTCTGACCCTCGCAAAGTTGTGTGGAAAAGCAATCCTACAAGACATTGTCCAAACTGTCGACATGTCATTGACAACAGCGAT GTTGTTGATGACTGGCCAGGCTTGCCTCGAGGTGTGAAGTTCGATCCATCTGATCCAGAGATCATATGGCACTTGCTAGCAAAATCTGGTTTATCAGGTTTAAGTTCTCACCCATTCATCGATGAGTTCATCCCAACTGTCAATCAAGATGATGGGATCTGTTACACTCATCCTAAGAATTTACCAG gtgtTAAGAACGATGGAACAGTGTCCCACTTCTTTCATAAGGCAATCAAAGCCTACAGCACAGGAACTCGAAAGCGTAGAAAGATTCACGACGACGATTTTGGCGATGTGCGCTGGCATAAGACAGGAAGAACGAAACCGGTTGTGTTGGATGGTGTTcaaagagggtgcaagaaaatTATGGTTCTTTATGGCGGAAAAGCCGTGAAAACGAACTGGGTGATGCACCAATATCACTTGGgaatagaagaagatgagaaggaAGGTGATTATGTTGTTTCTAAGATATTCTACCAGCAGCCACAGCAGCTAGTTGTCAAGCAAGGTGATAAAGCTGAGCAAGAAGTCTCTGAGGAAATCTTTGCTGTAATGAATCCAACAGTGGATCCTGTTACTCCAAAAATGGTTACACCTGAGCCTCAACATGCTGTACAACTTTGTTCTGATTCTCACTTTGCAAATGACTATGTTACTCCCCATAGCTATGTTACTGCCCAAGATGTTTCTCTTGCTGAG ACATCTGAGGTAATGTATATGGAAGATGAGGTCCAGAGTAGTCAGGCTAATCTTGAAAGACCAAGTTCTGCATATGAGCCTGAGCCTGAGCCTGAACCTGGACTTGAAAACGGagcaaaagaaacaatagaTGATAAAGAAGAGCAGGAGAAggatagagatgatgaaaaCGAAGCTGAGGAACAGCCGACTTGGTTTGACAGCGGATCTCAGTTTATCTTGAACTCGCAACAGCTTGTGGAAGCCTTGTCTCTTTGTGATGATATCTTGCTAGTGGGATCACAGGACAGGGAAGAGAACACAAACAGTGGAAGCTTAAAGGATAAACAACCATGTTTTGCAGATTACGCACACCTAGGAACAGAAGACTTCAAACGAGACCTGGAGGAATGTCAGAAGATCGTTCTTGATCCCTCCAACATAGAGCTCGATACTCCACCTGAGTTTCGTCTGAGCCAGCTG GAATTTGGATCACAGGACAGCTTTCTCGCCTGGGGGACCGGAAAGACTGACTGA